In the Aneurinibacillus soli genome, one interval contains:
- the pglX gene encoding BREX-1 system adenine-specific DNA-methyltransferase PglX, with the protein MNKKALKDFAVNARVELLQQVAAQALRFGVTEENVGKLEIGTDHILINGKTYDKTLERPYRALTSEWKRKGYEQVIEEVAYTWFNRLIALRFIEIHRYLPSGIRMLSSETGKAEPDILVHFRESGLSVDVTKVESLLAEGTLEKREEAYRLLLLAQCNELSEIMPFLFENSNDYTELLLPDMLLHIDSVIHKMIDKIAEEDFQQVEVIGWLYQYYISEKQREIVGMNKGTVSKEELPAATQLFTPKWIVQYMVQNSLGKMWNEINPNSDLPKQWEYYLKHEKSSLPPGTMMELEEVKFIDPACGSGHILVYAFDMLYDMYASRGYASSDIPLLILQKNLYGLDIDKRAVQMTSFALMMKAREKSRRFFRKAKELKLNVAEFIDARFPSEDSINLLCMTSQQKEEIKEVISAFSNAKQFGSLSISPKVDYVGYISKIEDLVKHGGNLTEQMYAGELKQELLPVLQQADWLKSKYDIVVTNPPYHNKYNSNLKEFLVNNYKDYKADLYSSFIYRCTQMTKQYGYIGLMTPFTWMFLSSYEKLRKNIINHQSISSLIQLEYSSFKEATVPICTFVIQNQSKETIGQYIRLTTFKGEDIQPIKVKEAVYKDKVWYRYCFNGKHFEKIKGSPLAYWRSKKIDDVFNENPNIGNKFLVKKGLSTGDNPRFLRYWFEVKLNSINLCAKTRDEFMNSVKVYAPYTKGGNFRRWYGNFEYIIAYNNYHLNEMRKLKGHRHDGKEFYFKRSLTWSAVTSGKFSMRYVSNGFVFDQKGPICTTMFEHDNLLSLLAYMNTKVAQYILDIITPTLDYSQGPLSLVPYIVSQSASTNQEIQTIAERNINLSKNDWDSFESSWDFQQHPFLIHRNGNKLAEVYDNWKVHTEQQFYELQQNEEKLNRIFIDLYGLQDELIPEVPDEEVTVRQAHQLREVKSFLSYFVGCVMGRYSLDIPGLAYAGGEWDATKYQVFLPDANGILPLTDQIYFEDDIIARLEQFLKAIFGLETLQENLHWLAEALEMKQNETPLERLRRYFFDEFYQDHVQTYQKRPIYWMIESGKKKGFRALVYLHRYSLETLAGVRVNYLHNLQTKYTHEEKVLNDRLTNPSLSRQEKTAAQKRIKLLRERQEELVEFDKRLASLANQRITLDLDNGVVANYAKLQDVLAKIK; encoded by the coding sequence ATGAATAAAAAAGCGTTAAAGGATTTTGCGGTAAACGCGCGGGTGGAATTGCTTCAGCAGGTCGCCGCCCAGGCGCTCCGCTTTGGAGTTACAGAAGAGAACGTAGGAAAGTTGGAAATTGGTACAGATCATATTCTTATTAATGGAAAGACGTATGATAAGACATTAGAGAGACCATATCGAGCGCTTACCAGTGAGTGGAAGCGTAAAGGTTACGAACAAGTAATTGAAGAAGTGGCGTATACATGGTTTAACCGTTTGATTGCCCTCCGTTTTATAGAGATTCATCGCTATTTACCTTCTGGAATTCGTATGTTGTCGAGTGAGACGGGGAAGGCGGAGCCGGATATTCTGGTTCATTTCCGGGAATCAGGGTTGTCGGTCGATGTAACCAAGGTGGAAAGTTTACTCGCAGAAGGAACGCTAGAAAAGCGAGAGGAAGCGTATCGTTTGCTGTTGTTAGCACAATGTAATGAACTTAGTGAAATAATGCCGTTTTTGTTTGAGAACAGCAATGATTATACTGAACTTCTTTTACCAGATATGTTGCTTCATATTGATTCGGTCATTCATAAAATGATTGATAAAATTGCCGAAGAAGATTTCCAACAAGTTGAGGTTATCGGTTGGTTGTACCAATATTATATTTCTGAAAAGCAACGAGAAATTGTTGGTATGAATAAAGGTACAGTTTCAAAAGAAGAGCTACCAGCCGCTACTCAACTGTTCACGCCGAAATGGATCGTGCAATATATGGTGCAAAATTCGCTAGGGAAGATGTGGAATGAGATCAACCCAAACAGCGATTTGCCTAAGCAATGGGAATATTATCTAAAACATGAGAAATCGAGCCTGCCACCCGGAACTATGATGGAGTTGGAAGAGGTAAAGTTTATTGACCCTGCCTGTGGTTCAGGGCACATTCTTGTTTACGCGTTCGATATGCTGTATGACATGTATGCTAGTAGAGGGTACGCAAGCAGTGACATCCCATTATTAATTTTACAAAAAAACTTGTATGGTTTGGATATCGACAAGCGTGCAGTTCAGATGACAAGCTTTGCACTCATGATGAAAGCAAGAGAGAAAAGTCGTCGTTTTTTCCGAAAAGCAAAAGAGCTGAAGTTAAATGTTGCTGAGTTCATTGATGCTCGTTTTCCGTCAGAAGATTCTATAAATTTATTGTGTATGACTTCACAGCAAAAAGAAGAAATCAAGGAAGTAATTTCTGCTTTTTCGAATGCAAAGCAGTTTGGTTCGCTAAGTATTTCACCTAAAGTTGATTATGTAGGCTACATATCCAAAATTGAGGATCTAGTTAAACATGGTGGGAACCTCACGGAACAGATGTATGCTGGAGAACTGAAGCAAGAATTGTTGCCTGTTTTACAGCAAGCGGATTGGCTAAAAAGCAAATATGACATAGTAGTTACAAATCCTCCATATCACAATAAATATAACTCTAATTTAAAAGAGTTTCTTGTAAATAATTATAAAGATTACAAGGCTGACCTATATTCATCATTTATCTATCGTTGTACTCAAATGACAAAACAATATGGATATATAGGTTTAATGACACCATTTACATGGATGTTTTTGTCTTCTTATGAAAAGTTACGTAAGAATATTATTAATCATCAGAGTATATCAAGTTTAATACAGTTGGAATATTCCTCCTTCAAAGAGGCTACGGTACCTATATGTACTTTTGTGATTCAAAACCAAAGTAAAGAAACAATTGGGCAATATATCAGATTAACAACATTTAAGGGGGAAGATATTCAACCTATTAAAGTAAAAGAAGCTGTTTATAAAGATAAGGTATGGTACCGTTATTGTTTTAATGGGAAACATTTCGAAAAAATCAAAGGTTCACCTCTTGCATACTGGAGAAGCAAGAAAATCGATGACGTTTTTAATGAAAATCCTAATATAGGAAATAAATTCCTGGTTAAAAAAGGATTATCCACTGGAGATAATCCGAGATTTCTAAGATATTGGTTTGAAGTTAAATTAAACAGTATTAACCTCTGTGCGAAAACCAGAGATGAGTTTATGAATTCAGTAAAAGTGTATGCCCCCTATACAAAAGGAGGTAATTTTAGAAGATGGTATGGAAACTTCGAATATATTATAGCTTATAATAATTATCATTTGAATGAGATGCGGAAGTTAAAGGGACACCGCCATGATGGAAAAGAGTTTTATTTCAAAAGATCTTTAACTTGGTCTGCAGTAACTAGTGGGAAATTTTCCATGAGATATGTGTCCAATGGGTTTGTATTTGATCAAAAAGGGCCTATTTGTACCACTATGTTTGAGCATGATAATTTGTTATCGCTTTTAGCATATATGAATACCAAAGTTGCCCAGTATATTTTAGATATAATAACACCTACTTTAGATTATAGTCAGGGGCCATTATCCTTAGTTCCATATATTGTTAGCCAAAGTGCTTCAACTAATCAGGAAATACAAACTATTGCTGAAAGGAATATAAATCTTTCGAAAAATGACTGGGACTCTTTTGAGAGTTCTTGGGATTTTCAACAACATCCATTCCTTATCCACCGTAACGGTAACAAGTTAGCAGAGGTTTATGACAATTGGAAAGTTCATACTGAGCAACAGTTTTACGAGTTACAACAAAATGAAGAAAAATTAAACCGTATCTTTATTGATTTATACGGCTTACAAGACGAGTTGATACCAGAGGTTCCAGATGAAGAAGTAACAGTACGACAGGCTCATCAATTGCGCGAAGTTAAGTCATTCTTATCATATTTTGTTGGTTGTGTTATGGGACGCTATTCGCTTGATATTCCTGGATTAGCATACGCCGGTGGAGAGTGGGATGCTACAAAGTATCAGGTATTCTTACCAGATGCAAATGGTATTTTACCACTTACTGATCAGATATATTTTGAAGATGATATTATTGCCCGACTTGAGCAATTTCTTAAAGCTATTTTTGGCTTGGAAACTTTACAAGAAAACTTACACTGGTTAGCTGAAGCGCTAGAGATGAAGCAAAATGAAACACCTTTAGAACGTCTCCGTCGCTATTTCTTTGATGAATTTTACCAAGACCATGTACAAACATACCAAAAGCGCCCGATTTACTGGATGATTGAATCGGGGAAAAAGAAAGGATTCCGTGCTCTCGTGTATTTGCATCGCTATTCACTAGAAACATTAGCTGGTGTAAGGGTAAATTACTTGCATAATCTACAGACGAAGTATACTCATGAAGAAAAGGTATTGAATGATCGCCTGACTAATCCTTCACTGTCTCGGCAAGAAAAGACAGCGGCACAGAAGAGGATAAAGTTGTTGAGGGAAAGACAAGAGGAACTGGTAGAGTTCGATAAGAGATTGGCAAGTTTGGCTAATCAGCGGATTACCCTTGACCTTGATAATGGGGTTGTAGCAAATTATGCAAAACTGCAGGATGTGTTAGCAAAAATAAAATAG
- the pglZ gene encoding BREX-1 system phosphatase PglZ type A, which produces MEIIMELQKRFEALPKSGQGRQIVFWYDTVPNRELEPIQEAMTEFGVQVWELHENNAFATKYQLEVNDPDTPYLIYARFPRPDDIDNSLLDIVLYSETFEADDIAMLMHRYHVEQLSVRDLFAQYRAFFNDKRRAQKLENLLQGNPNQEQVILGMLAVLSGSPSATMPTIIKHILLRGLDEEKNPVYQDISKFFSTDILWQHVRAYFGIEQEEISLQTLFQTFVYAHFSSEIDFDLPVQFPYRYPSRLQNTCRILLEDWLKGTEKETVVLEEYLADVEAKWSIREWLLEESYEAYSRCDTFRVIEQLLVEKLLDECTQETAHTGKWQDILFVRRTKHWYEKGFDKLYAVLEAALSILEQKHSFQQVFAPKNGEEWMKQYTESVYKIDLHYRKMIYAYERINYMERFAQLIEQMTDWYEHRYLSKVAQWTDDFLEQQGKEKWPIPGMLQQQSFYQQLIHPFIEKTTERVFVIISDALRYEAGVELAERLQKRMNAEVELRSMQASLPSYTQLGMASLLPGRTFGYQGKTVLRDGMSTRGLDKREAVLQKREATAGAMNVTEFMASNQAEWIRGRRLIYLYHDRIDSVGDKQKSENYAYGAVEDTLRDLEGVVQKLVGTYSAVRIFITTDHGFLYQTRKVDAPNKMMAVSGDIIDGNRRFALGYGLSVPIGAKKVSLTYLGLEEEAAIALGTNRFQIQGGGLKFVHGGAMPQETVVPVIMYHQIRGLAKKKQEERVDVRVMNRERILTNYRFKVSFFQEQKISEERMLRHLRVAFYKDEVRISNETTLVFDLTGDTADRQLDVFFSLREHSVSVGEKCVLRMEDVTDSKTKLYREELFDVRIYDMLM; this is translated from the coding sequence ATGGAGATTATTATGGAGTTGCAAAAAAGGTTTGAGGCGTTGCCAAAATCGGGACAGGGGCGTCAAATCGTATTTTGGTATGATACAGTACCAAATCGGGAATTAGAGCCGATTCAGGAAGCAATGACGGAGTTTGGTGTGCAAGTGTGGGAACTCCATGAAAATAATGCTTTTGCTACGAAGTATCAACTAGAAGTGAATGACCCGGATACCCCTTACTTGATTTATGCTCGGTTTCCACGACCGGATGATATAGATAATAGCTTGCTTGATATTGTGTTATACAGTGAAACGTTTGAAGCAGATGACATTGCTATGTTGATGCACCGTTACCATGTCGAACAATTGTCGGTGCGTGATTTGTTTGCACAATATCGTGCTTTTTTTAATGACAAGCGGCGAGCCCAAAAGTTAGAAAATTTGTTACAAGGGAATCCGAATCAAGAACAGGTCATTCTTGGAATGTTGGCCGTATTATCCGGAAGCCCCAGTGCAACAATGCCGACAATTATTAAACATATTCTGTTAAGGGGACTGGATGAAGAAAAAAATCCTGTTTATCAGGATATTAGTAAGTTTTTCAGTACAGATATTCTTTGGCAACATGTGCGTGCCTATTTCGGGATTGAACAGGAAGAGATTTCTCTTCAGACGCTTTTTCAGACATTTGTGTATGCACATTTTTCCAGTGAAATCGATTTTGACCTTCCGGTACAATTCCCGTACCGCTATCCTTCTCGTCTTCAAAATACCTGCCGGATTTTATTAGAGGACTGGCTTAAAGGAACAGAAAAGGAAACGGTAGTACTGGAAGAATACCTGGCTGATGTTGAAGCAAAGTGGTCGATACGTGAGTGGTTGTTAGAAGAATCTTACGAAGCATATTCGCGCTGTGATACATTTCGTGTAATTGAGCAATTATTGGTGGAGAAATTGCTGGATGAATGTACACAGGAAACAGCACATACGGGTAAATGGCAGGATATTTTGTTTGTACGGCGTACCAAACACTGGTACGAAAAAGGATTTGATAAGCTGTATGCGGTGTTGGAAGCGGCACTTTCTATATTGGAACAAAAACATAGTTTCCAACAGGTGTTCGCGCCAAAAAATGGCGAAGAATGGATGAAGCAATATACGGAAAGTGTCTACAAAATTGATTTGCATTACCGCAAGATGATATATGCATATGAGCGAATCAATTATATGGAACGATTTGCTCAGTTAATTGAGCAGATGACGGATTGGTATGAGCATCGTTATCTAAGCAAAGTCGCACAATGGACGGACGATTTTCTAGAACAGCAGGGTAAGGAAAAATGGCCGATTCCTGGTATGCTTCAACAGCAATCATTCTATCAGCAACTCATTCATCCTTTCATTGAGAAAACAACAGAGCGCGTATTTGTTATTATTTCTGATGCTTTACGATATGAGGCTGGAGTTGAGTTAGCAGAACGGTTGCAAAAACGTATGAATGCAGAAGTTGAGTTGCGCTCAATGCAGGCTTCGCTTCCTTCATACACACAATTAGGGATGGCCAGCTTACTGCCAGGACGCACATTCGGTTATCAAGGAAAGACGGTTCTGCGAGACGGCATGAGTACCCGGGGGTTAGATAAGCGAGAAGCTGTATTACAGAAACGGGAAGCGACAGCAGGAGCAATGAATGTAACCGAATTTATGGCATCCAATCAGGCGGAATGGATTCGAGGACGCCGATTAATTTATTTGTATCATGATCGAATTGATTCCGTTGGCGATAAACAAAAATCGGAGAACTATGCGTATGGTGCAGTGGAAGATACCCTTCGTGATTTAGAAGGTGTCGTTCAAAAGTTAGTTGGTACGTACAGTGCCGTACGGATTTTTATTACGACTGACCACGGCTTCTTATATCAGACGCGGAAAGTCGATGCGCCGAATAAAATGATGGCGGTTAGTGGTGATATCATTGATGGAAACCGCCGTTTTGCTCTTGGATACGGGTTGTCTGTTCCGATTGGAGCGAAAAAAGTCTCACTTACTTATCTTGGATTGGAAGAGGAGGCGGCCATTGCTCTTGGTACAAACCGTTTTCAAATACAGGGTGGTGGATTGAAGTTTGTCCATGGTGGTGCCATGCCACAGGAAACGGTTGTGCCGGTGATTATGTATCATCAAATCCGTGGTTTAGCGAAGAAAAAGCAGGAAGAGCGAGTAGATGTACGAGTTATGAATCGGGAACGTATCCTGACGAATTACCGATTCAAGGTGTCCTTCTTCCAAGAGCAAAAAATATCTGAAGAAAGAATGCTTCGCCATCTTCGGGTTGCTTTTTATAAAGATGAGGTGCGGATTTCTAACGAAACAACGCTTGTATTTGATTTAACTGGTGATACAGCAGACCGACAGTTAGATGTATTTTTCTCGTTAAGGGAGCACAGCGTGAGTGTGGGTGAGAAATGCGTCTTACGGATGGAAGATGTTACAGACTCGAAAACAAAGCTATACAGGGAAGAACTATTTGACGTACGGATCTATGACATGTTGATGTAG